In Synergistes jonesii, the genomic stretch AAGGGGCCCTGCAGCGGGTTGCTGCATGCGACGTGAATCTTTGATTTTTTCGGCACGAGCGCGATCACGCCTCTTGGGCATTCGGCCGCGCAGGCGCCGCAGCCTACGCACTTCTCGCGGTCGACCGCCGCGACGCCGTTTTTGATCTGAATGGCGCCGAAGGGGCACACCTCGACGCAGGTCCCGAAGCCGAGGCAGCCGAAGGAGCAGGCCGACGGGCCCTTGCCGGGCACGACGACCGCCTCGCGGCAGTCCGCCGCGCCGTGATAGACGCAGTCTTTCACGGCCCTATCGAGCGTGCCCTGGCACTTTACGAACGCGACCATCGGCTCCGCGGCCTCCGCCGCGACGCCCATTATCTCGGCAATCTTCGCTGCGACTTCGGGGCCGCCCGCGGCGCATTTGTTCAGCTTCGCCTTTCCGGAGGCGCAGGCCTCGGCGTAGCCGTCGCAGCCGGGGAAGCCGCAGCCGCCGCAGTTCGCGCCGGGGAGAAGCTCGCGTATCTTGGACTGGCGTTCGTCCACCGCGACGAAGAATTTCTGCGACGCGAAGGCAAGTAGGGCGCCGAAGACGACGCCGAGTCCGCCCATTACCGCGGCGGGATAAAGTATTCCGTCCATTTCAAGCCCCCCTATTTAATGAGCCCGTTGAAGCCCATGAACGCTACCGACATGAGCCCGGCCGTTATCAGAGCTATCGGAAGGCCGCGAAGCGCGCGCGGCATCTCGGCGCTCATTTCGATGCGCTCGCGTATGCCGGCCATCAGCGTGATTGCGAGCAGGAAGCCCGCCGACGCGCCGACGGCGTTGACTATCGACTCGATAAGCCCGTATTTCTCGTTCATGTTGATGACGGCGACGCCGAGCACCGCGCAGTTCGTCGTGATGAGCGGCAGGAATATGCCGAGCGACCTGTAAAGTCCGGGCATAACCTTCTTGAGCACTATTTCGACGAATTGAACGAGCGCCGCGATGATGAGGATGAACGCCAGCGTGTAGAGGTATTCGAGCCCCATCGGTACGAGGATGAACGTGTAGGCGAGCCACGTCATTATCGCGGCGAAGGTCGTCACGAAGATGACCGCGATCCCCATGCCTTTCGCCGTCTCAAGCTTGTTGGAGACGCCGAGGAAGGGACAGCAGCCGAGGAAGCGCGAGAGCAGTATGTTGTGCACTATCAGCGCGCTTATGAAGAGCGCCGCCAACTTGAGGAACATTACTTACCAGCCTCCTTCTCTTCCCGCGCGGGCTGCGCCTTCGCGCAGACTACCGCCGCGTTGCCGCCGCCGCAGAGGTTTTTCAGCGCGCAGCCGCCGCACGCGTCGAGCTCCTTCCAGCCGTCGACCGCGGCTTCCGGCGCTCCGCCGGCGGCCGCGGCGTTTTTCTTCATCTGATAGTTGCGGAAGAGCCCCATCAATATGCCCAGCGTGATGAAGCCGCCGGGCGCGAGTATCACGAGCAGCGCCGGCTGGTAGAAGGTCGGGGGAAGGATCGTCGTTCCGAAGACCGTGCCGTTGCCGAGCAGTTCGCGGATAGCGCCGATGACCGTCAGCGAGAGCGTGAAGCCGAGCCCCATGCCGACGCCGTCGAAGAGCGAGTCGAGAACGCCGTTCTTGAACGCGAAAGCCTCCGCGCGCGCGAGGATTATGCAGTTGACGACGATGAGCGGTATGAATATCCCCAGCGATTTATTCAGCGCCGGCGCGTAGCCCGATATCAGCAGCTGTACGACCGTGACGAAGCCCGCTATCACGACGATGAACGCCGGGATGCGTATCTCGTCCGGGATGAATTTGCGTATCGCGGAGACGGCCACGTTCGAGCCCATAAGCACCGCCGTCGCCGCGAGCCCCATCCCTATGCCGTTCTCGGCGCTCGTAGTGACCGCGAGGGTCGGGCACATGCCGAGCACCAGGCCGAAGGTCGGGTTCTCGGTGATTACTCCATTTTTGATCAGTTTGAGAGGATTCTGCATGATATGCCTCCTAGTCCGCCCGCCGCGCGGCGCCGGCGAAGTTCGACTTCCAGTACGAAATCGCGTCGTTCACGCCGGTCGTTACGGCTGTGGAAGTGATGGTGGCGCCGGAGATCGCCTGGATGTCGCCGTCGCGCGCGGGCGGCGTCTTGGTCACGCGCAGCGCGGCGGCGGGCTTATCCTTGAACTGCCCGGAGAATTCGGGATTTCCGGCTTTGGCGCCGAGCCCCGGCGTCTCGCTGTGCGCTAAGATCTTTATGTCCTTCACATGCCCGTCGTTCGCTATTCCGACGATGAAGGTGATAAGCCCGCCGTAGCCCTTCGGCATTACCGTGAAGTTGTAGCCCATGACGTCGCCGCCTCTGCTGCCTTCGTATATCTCGGCGATGCTTCCGGCTCCGCCCTTCGGCTCTATCGCCTTGAAGTCCTCCGCCCCCGGCAGCGTCGCCGCAAGAGCTTCGTTTTTCTCGCGTCCCTGGGCCCAGCGTATGGGCTCGAGCGTTAAGGTGTGGACCGCGCCGAGAATCACGCCGGTTACGGCTGTGATGATAAATAGCACCAGTCCTAATCTGAGGATCTTACCCATGCTTTTTCACCTCTCCGAAGATACGCGGCTTTGTCGCGCGGTCAATGAGCGGCACAGTCAGGTTCATTATGAGGATAGAGTACGATACGCCCTCCGGGTATCCTCCCCAGCTGCGTATCAGCGCCGTGAGCACCCCGCAGCCGGCCGCGAAGATCATCTGTCCGCGGGGCGTTACAGGCGTCGTGGTGTAGTCGGTGGCCATGAATATCGCGCCGAGGAAGAGGCCGCCGGAGAATATCTCCTGCAGCGGCCCCACCGGCCTGCCGAAGAGCGCGCAGAGCGCGGCGGCGACGGCTATATAGACGACCGGTATATGCCATTTGATGACGTCCTTGTAAAGAAGTATCGCAAATCCGACGAGCAGCGCGGCCGCGGAGGTCTCGCCGATGCATCCGCCGACGTGCCCGATGAACATATCGCTCCAGCTGGGAAGGCCGTCAAGAGTCCCGGCCTTGATCATCGCGAGCGGCGTGGCGCTGGAGACGCCGTCG encodes the following:
- a CDS encoding RnfABCDGE type electron transport complex subunit B; the encoded protein is MDGILYPAAVMGGLGVVFGALLAFASQKFFVAVDERQSKIRELLPGANCGGCGFPGCDGYAEACASGKAKLNKCAAGGPEVAAKIAEIMGVAAEAAEPMVAFVKCQGTLDRAVKDCVYHGAADCREAVVVPGKGPSACSFGCLGFGTCVEVCPFGAIQIKNGVAAVDREKCVGCGACAAECPRGVIALVPKKSKIHVACSNPLQGPFVKKVCSAGCIGCTLCVKACPKQAIEMKGALAAIDPAKCVNCGLCASKCPVKAIADARPPRPSAAPRPAETTASPA
- the rsxA gene encoding electron transport complex subunit RsxA, whose product is MFLKLAALFISALIVHNILLSRFLGCCPFLGVSNKLETAKGMGIAVIFVTTFAAIMTWLAYTFILVPMGLEYLYTLAFILIIAALVQFVEIVLKKVMPGLYRSLGIFLPLITTNCAVLGVAVINMNEKYGLIESIVNAVGASAGFLLAITLMAGIRERIEMSAEMPRALRGLPIALITAGLMSVAFMGFNGLIK
- the rsxE gene encoding electron transport complex subunit RsxE, with protein sequence MQNPLKLIKNGVITENPTFGLVLGMCPTLAVTTSAENGIGMGLAATAVLMGSNVAVSAIRKFIPDEIRIPAFIVVIAGFVTVVQLLISGYAPALNKSLGIFIPLIVVNCIILARAEAFAFKNGVLDSLFDGVGMGLGFTLSLTVIGAIRELLGNGTVFGTTILPPTFYQPALLVILAPGGFITLGILMGLFRNYQMKKNAAAAGGAPEAAVDGWKELDACGGCALKNLCGGGNAAVVCAKAQPAREEKEAGK
- a CDS encoding RnfABCDGE type electron transport complex subunit G encodes the protein MGKILRLGLVLFIITAVTGVILGAVHTLTLEPIRWAQGREKNEALAATLPGAEDFKAIEPKGGAGSIAEIYEGSRGGDVMGYNFTVMPKGYGGLITFIVGIANDGHVKDIKILAHSETPGLGAKAGNPEFSGQFKDKPAAALRVTKTPPARDGDIQAISGATITSTAVTTGVNDAISYWKSNFAGAARRAD
- a CDS encoding RnfABCDGE type electron transport complex subunit D translates to MERLLVVSSSPHIHSPLDTQKIMGWVLAALAPAGLAGVYFFGARAAVVMAVCVISCVAFEYLWQKLTKRTVTVDDLSAAVTGLLLAYNLPPTIPFWMAVIGCLFSIIVVKQLYGGLGCNIVNPALAGRAMMLTSWPVPMTTWTLDGVSSATPLAMIKAGTLDGLPSWSDMFIGHVGGCIGETSAAALLVGFAILLYKDVIKWHIPVVYIAVAAALCALFGRPVGPLQEIFSGGLFLGAIFMATDYTTTPVTPRGQMIFAAGCGVLTALIRSWGGYPEGVSYSILIMNLTVPLIDRATKPRIFGEVKKHG